One part of the bacterium genome encodes these proteins:
- the plsY gene encoding glycerol-3-phosphate 1-O-acyltransferase PlsY has translation MAPALIVLGYFIGALPTGLVLVRVLRGEDIRKYGSGNIGTVNVLRVAGPAVAAAVLLVDVLKGLVPVLLALRAGVAPWAVVAAGLAAIAGHNWSPFLGFRGGKGIATSFGVLAALSLPAAFLAAVVWLVAVAITRFASLGSLLAVVSVPVALWRFRTPPEYVAFGLIASLFAIYRHRSNIQRLVAGTELRITDRVAKP, from the coding sequence ATGGCGCCCGCGCTCATCGTCCTCGGGTACTTCATCGGCGCGCTGCCGACCGGTCTCGTCCTCGTGCGCGTACTGCGCGGCGAAGACATCCGGAAGTACGGCAGCGGCAATATCGGCACCGTCAACGTCCTGCGGGTGGCAGGGCCCGCCGTCGCCGCGGCCGTGCTGCTCGTCGACGTGCTGAAGGGGCTCGTCCCGGTGCTGCTCGCGTTGCGCGCCGGGGTCGCGCCGTGGGCGGTCGTCGCCGCCGGGCTCGCCGCGATCGCCGGCCACAACTGGTCGCCGTTCCTCGGCTTCCGCGGCGGCAAGGGCATCGCGACCTCGTTCGGCGTGCTGGCCGCGCTGTCGCTACCCGCGGCCTTCCTCGCCGCAGTCGTCTGGCTCGTCGCCGTCGCCATCACGCGGTTCGCGTCGCTCGGCTCGCTGCTTGCGGTCGTGTCGGTGCCCGTTGCGCTCTGGCGTTTTCGGACGCCGCCGGAATACGTGGCCTTCGGCCTCATTGCCTCACTGTTTGCGATCTACCGGCATCGTTCGAACA